A stretch of Clostridia bacterium DNA encodes these proteins:
- a CDS encoding BMP family ABC transporter substrate-binding protein has translation MRIYHKLIAVFVCFFLVLSISGCANNQPEEPAEDVSEEPTEALVADGEDQVKVGFIFLGPVGDAGWSYAHDQGRKYVEEKMPNVETVYVENVPDSSDSERVMTELIEEGCVAIFATSFGYMDFMMNVAEKNPDVAFFHCSGYKTADNMSTYYARMYQASYLTGLTAGGMTETNEIGFVAAHPIPIVIQEINAFAIGVREANPDAVVKVVWTNTWFDPAKEKDAAKSLLDAGADVIAQHQDTYGPQQAAEEAGAYSIGFNADMCEYAPHANLTSAVWNWGPYYVSAVSSVLDGSFECGDYWGGLEDGIVDIAPMNDVVDSEIVSLVETRKSEIMDGTFDVFAGPIKNQDGEIVVPAGESIQDSDINSMLWFVEGIEGVIPE, from the coding sequence ATGAGGATTTACCATAAGCTGATAGCAGTATTTGTTTGTTTTTTCTTGGTTCTTTCAATTTCGGGATGTGCGAACAACCAGCCGGAAGAACCAGCCGAGGATGTATCTGAAGAACCTACGGAAGCACTTGTTGCGGACGGAGAAGATCAGGTAAAGGTTGGATTTATTTTTCTCGGACCTGTAGGAGATGCAGGATGGAGTTATGCTCATGATCAAGGTAGAAAATATGTAGAAGAAAAAATGCCGAATGTTGAAACTGTTTATGTGGAAAATGTACCGGATTCTTCAGATTCAGAGAGAGTTATGACTGAGTTGATTGAAGAAGGATGTGTAGCAATTTTCGCAACTAGTTTTGGCTATATGGATTTCATGATGAATGTTGCTGAAAAGAATCCTGATGTAGCATTTTTCCATTGCTCAGGATATAAGACAGCCGATAATATGAGTACATATTATGCAAGAATGTACCAGGCATCATATCTAACGGGTCTTACTGCAGGTGGGATGACTGAAACCAATGAAATAGGTTTTGTTGCAGCCCACCCAATACCAATCGTCATACAGGAAATTAATGCATTTGCAATTGGTGTACGAGAAGCCAATCCAGATGCAGTAGTGAAGGTTGTTTGGACGAATACATGGTTTGACCCTGCAAAAGAAAAAGATGCAGCAAAAAGTCTATTGGATGCAGGGGCAGATGTAATTGCTCAACACCAAGATACGTATGGTCCACAACAAGCTGCTGAGGAAGCAGGTGCCTATTCTATTGGTTTTAATGCGGATATGTGTGAATATGCTCCTCATGCGAACTTAACTTCGGCAGTGTGGAACTGGGGCCCGTATTATGTAAGCGCTGTATCATCAGTCTTGGATGGTAGTTTTGAATGTGGAGACTACTGGGGCGGATTAGAAGACGGTATCGTAGATATTGCTCCTATGAACGATGTAGTGGACAGTGAAATAGTATCCTTGGTCGAAACTAGAAAAAGTGAGATTATGGATGGTACGTTCGATGTATTTGCTGGACCTATAAAAAATCAAGATGGTGAAATCGTTGTACCTGCCGGCGAAAGCATTCAAGACAGTGATATCAATTCTATGCTTTGGTTTGTAGAAGGTATAGAAGGTGTAATACCAGAATAA
- a CDS encoding 2-hydroxyacyl-CoA dehydratase, whose product MSRLDEIFQELIDRQNDGFIEVKKIKEQGKNIVGVYCLFTPWELIAAANAIPVSLCSSSDSNILEAEKCLPKNLCPLIKSSYGFAITDTCPYFAFSDLIVGETTCDGKKKMFEYMKKIKPMQVMQLPQTLEREQSYDLWKQEMILLKERLEELFGLKITDDMLSQQIDLRNRERKARQDFYSLSKLVPPPISGEEVQLVMNNSQFSFDKEIVIERIKHLTEEVTTAYANGERRVSESRKRILITGCPMGGAVEKIIRIIEENGGVVVCFENCTGIKDNEFPVDENKNPIDAITEKYLNVPCSCMSPNDNRIQFLDRLLDEYHVEGVIDVVLQACHTYNVETTRIKEFSKEEKGVPYMSVETDYSTNDLGQLKTRISAFLEMI is encoded by the coding sequence ATGAGTCGGTTGGATGAAATTTTTCAAGAATTGATAGACAGGCAGAATGACGGATTTATCGAAGTCAAAAAGATTAAGGAACAAGGTAAAAATATAGTTGGTGTATATTGTTTATTCACACCTTGGGAATTAATTGCAGCAGCCAATGCTATACCAGTTTCTCTTTGCAGTAGTAGTGATAGCAATATTTTAGAAGCGGAAAAATGTTTGCCAAAAAATTTATGTCCTCTGATAAAATCAAGTTACGGCTTTGCCATAACAGACACTTGTCCCTATTTTGCTTTTTCTGATTTAATCGTTGGGGAAACGACTTGTGACGGTAAAAAGAAAATGTTTGAGTATATGAAAAAAATTAAACCAATGCAAGTCATGCAACTACCGCAGACTCTAGAACGAGAGCAGTCTTATGATTTATGGAAACAAGAAATGATCCTATTAAAGGAAAGACTAGAAGAGCTATTTGGATTAAAAATCACGGATGATATGCTCTCACAACAAATCGACCTACGGAACCGAGAAAGAAAGGCAAGGCAAGACTTCTATAGTCTATCTAAGTTGGTACCACCACCAATTTCCGGTGAAGAGGTTCAGTTGGTTATGAATAATTCACAATTTAGTTTTGATAAAGAAATTGTTATCGAGAGAATAAAGCACCTTACCGAAGAAGTGACTACCGCCTATGCAAACGGTGAAAGAAGGGTATCTGAGAGTAGAAAAAGAATCTTAATTACTGGTTGTCCCATGGGTGGTGCAGTAGAAAAGATTATTCGAATTATTGAAGAAAATGGTGGTGTAGTCGTTTGTTTTGAAAATTGCACAGGAATAAAGGATAACGAATTCCCCGTGGATGAAAACAAAAATCCGATCGATGCCATAACGGAAAAATATTTAAATGTTCCATGCTCTTGTATGAGTCCAAACGATAATCGGATACAATTCTTGGACCGTTTGCTTGATGAATATCATGTTGAAGGAGTCATTGATGTGGTATTGCAAGCCTGCCACACCTACAATGTAGAAACAACAAGGATTAAAGAATTTAGTAAAGAAGAAAAAGGTGTGCCCTATATGAGTGTTGAGACTGACTATTCAACCAATGACCTTGGTCAATTGAAAACTAGAATCAGCGCCTTTTTAGAGATGATATAG
- a CDS encoding sugar ABC transporter substrate-binding protein, with product MKKLVLILLVLMCSLNFVGCQSEELPEASNAEDGSNAISGEITFSTWGSLEEKKVNEDIIKLFEEKNPGVKVNLEYIPEEYTQRIDTMFLGKSAPDVIYGHPKYFAKWASQGLLMDLTEKFNENPELLDDSKYRTNLYDAFTFNGQKIATINGADTILLFYNKSMFDDAGIAYPNDDWTWDDFVAAATALTKQDENGKTIQYGVSIDDGYSLEEVFTFSYGASWYDDMNLPTEVTFDSPETIEGLQLMQDLIHKYKVAPSNSDKDILGGSFDSGKIAMDFSGVWAVVFRKDIEDFDWGLANIPVPEGQDRKNPALYAGYAISKTTENYDLSWEFAKFMQSDEAQKMLAASGLITVINKDIASSDEVIDIPGAPDNHMLRVTSLDYAVHNDAMVTNWEETITKVVTPNMQLLLDNKQDAATTSKAIHDGLVRMLEEAETTK from the coding sequence ATGAAAAAATTGGTCTTAATACTGTTGGTTTTAATGTGCTCTTTGAACTTTGTAGGTTGTCAAAGCGAAGAGCTGCCAGAGGCATCCAATGCGGAGGATGGCTCAAATGCAATTAGTGGTGAAATTACCTTTTCTACATGGGGTTCATTGGAAGAAAAAAAAGTTAATGAAGATATCATTAAACTTTTCGAGGAAAAGAACCCTGGCGTAAAAGTCAATTTGGAATATATTCCAGAAGAATATACACAAAGAATTGACACCATGTTTTTAGGCAAGAGTGCTCCAGATGTTATATATGGTCATCCAAAATACTTTGCAAAATGGGCTTCCCAAGGTCTCTTGATGGACCTGACGGAAAAATTCAATGAAAATCCTGAATTGTTGGATGATTCAAAATATAGAACCAACCTGTATGATGCCTTCACGTTCAATGGACAGAAAATTGCAACCATTAACGGTGCTGATACAATTTTACTTTTCTACAACAAGAGTATGTTTGATGATGCAGGTATTGCTTATCCTAATGATGATTGGACTTGGGATGATTTCGTTGCTGCTGCTACAGCACTCACGAAGCAAGATGAAAACGGAAAAACAATACAGTATGGTGTTTCTATTGATGATGGATATTCATTAGAAGAAGTATTTACTTTCTCCTATGGCGCTAGCTGGTATGACGACATGAATTTGCCGACAGAAGTCACCTTTGATTCTCCTGAGACAATAGAAGGTTTGCAATTGATGCAAGACTTGATTCATAAGTACAAAGTAGCACCGTCCAATTCAGATAAAGATATTTTGGGTGGCTCCTTTGATAGTGGGAAAATTGCCATGGACTTTAGTGGTGTTTGGGCTGTGGTATTTAGAAAAGACATTGAAGATTTTGATTGGGGTCTAGCAAATATTCCTGTTCCAGAAGGTCAGGACAGAAAGAACCCTGCACTTTATGCTGGCTATGCTATTTCAAAAACTACAGAGAACTATGATCTATCTTGGGAATTTGCCAAGTTTATGCAATCCGATGAAGCACAAAAAATGCTTGCTGCTTCCGGCTTGATTACCGTTATCAATAAGGATATTGCTTCTAGCGATGAAGTAATTGATATTCCTGGTGCTCCAGATAACCATATGCTACGTGTAACTAGCTTGGATTATGCTGTTCACAACGATGCAATGGTAACGAATTGGGAAGAAACGATTACCAAGGTTGTAACACCCAATATGCAGCTATTACTCGACAACAAACAAGATGCAGCAACAACGTCTAAAGCAATCCATGACGGATTGGTAAGAATGCTTGAAGAAGCTGAAACGACTAAATAG
- a CDS encoding sugar ABC transporter permease produces the protein MKQSFTFLGFASPWLLGFTLVLLIPIVMSLVISFTRWDILTSPSWVGLDNYIEIFHDELFFKSLKVTLSYAFFSVPLQIVLSIFVAMLLNAGVKFINVFRTIFYLPVAVSSTAAALLWAWVFHPEFGLINNLLYKIGINGPRWIYDEKWVMISLIIMSVWSIGSGIIIYLSGLQSIPTELYEVAKMDGAGWMSRFIHITLPSMSPILLFTTLTGIIAALQTFTQAYVMTAGGPNNASMFYAYYIYNHAFVWHKMGMASALAWILFVIIFIISIIVLKVSKNRVYYESKEDVGVI, from the coding sequence ATGAAGCAATCATTCACTTTTTTGGGATTTGCGTCCCCTTGGTTATTAGGATTCACTCTAGTTTTACTGATTCCGATTGTCATGTCATTGGTCATTAGTTTTACCAGATGGGATATTTTAACGAGTCCTAGCTGGGTTGGACTCGACAACTATATCGAAATTTTCCATGATGAATTATTCTTCAAGTCATTAAAGGTAACGCTGAGTTATGCCTTTTTCAGTGTGCCCTTGCAAATCGTACTCTCTATCTTTGTGGCAATGCTATTAAATGCAGGGGTAAAGTTTATCAATGTATTCAGGACCATATTCTATTTGCCGGTTGCTGTATCTAGCACAGCTGCTGCCCTTTTATGGGCTTGGGTATTTCACCCTGAGTTTGGTTTAATCAACAATCTACTATACAAGATTGGTATTAACGGACCTAGGTGGATTTATGATGAAAAATGGGTAATGATTTCTCTAATCATCATGAGCGTATGGAGTATTGGCAGCGGCATTATCATTTACCTTTCTGGCCTACAGAGTATCCCAACGGAACTTTATGAGGTAGCAAAGATGGATGGGGCAGGATGGATGAGTAGGTTCATCCATATAACCCTGCCGTCTATGAGTCCGATCTTGCTTTTTACGACTCTCACAGGAATCATTGCTGCATTGCAAACCTTTACGCAAGCCTACGTTATGACGGCAGGGGGACCCAACAATGCTTCGATGTTTTATGCTTACTATATTTATAATCATGCTTTTGTCTGGCATAAGATGGGAATGGCCAGTGCTCTGGCATGGATTCTATTTGTAATCATATTTATCATATCGATAATCGTGTTAAAAGTTTCTAAGAACCGGGTTTATTATGAGTCCAAGGAAGATGTGGGTGTAATCTAG
- a CDS encoding carbohydrate ABC transporter permease produces the protein MVVTKKNTIKIITYILLIAGCFVMLFPFFWMLSTSVKNPVDVFKLPVKWIPDEPVLSNYTRVITEFEFLKYMRNSLILSIANTIGSLFSCTLVAYAFATQKFKYKKQLFVLILATMMLPGEVIFFPQFILYNFIGWYGTMKPLWVPSFFGNAFYIFLLRQYFLTIPAELSNAARIDGCNAFKIFWKIYIPMSKPALAVVAIYTFMTTWNDFFGPLIYITKEEYRTASIALYYLRNTYETTSSLPMTMAAAILTIIPCLALYYFGQRFFTRGIVFKGIDK, from the coding sequence ATGGTTGTAACTAAGAAAAACACAATCAAAATTATTACATATATCTTGTTGATTGCCGGCTGCTTTGTGATGCTGTTTCCATTTTTTTGGATGCTCTCAACGTCTGTTAAAAATCCAGTGGATGTGTTTAAGCTTCCAGTAAAATGGATTCCAGATGAACCAGTCCTAAGCAATTACACGAGGGTTATTACAGAATTTGAGTTTCTAAAGTACATGCGAAATTCACTCATCCTGTCCATCGCAAATACGATTGGAAGTTTGTTTTCCTGTACACTGGTGGCCTACGCCTTTGCAACCCAAAAATTCAAATATAAAAAGCAACTATTTGTCCTTATTCTAGCCACGATGATGCTTCCGGGCGAAGTGATTTTCTTTCCCCAGTTTATTTTATATAACTTCATAGGTTGGTATGGGACAATGAAGCCCTTATGGGTCCCATCTTTTTTTGGTAATGCCTTTTACATTTTTCTTTTACGTCAGTACTTCCTAACAATACCGGCAGAGCTATCGAATGCGGCAAGAATTGATGGTTGTAATGCGTTCAAGATATTTTGGAAAATATACATACCGATGTCAAAGCCGGCGCTTGCCGTTGTTGCTATTTATACATTTATGACAACATGGAACGATTTTTTTGGTCCCTTGATTTATATTACAAAAGAAGAATACAGGACAGCTTCCATAGCCTTGTACTATTTGAGGAATACCTATGAAACGACCAGTTCACTACCAATGACAATGGCGGCTGCAATTCTTACGATCATTCCTTGTCTTGCCTTATATTATTTTGGCCAAAGATTTTTTACCAGAGGGATTGTATTTAAAGGAATAGATAAATAA
- the ugpC gene encoding sn-glycerol-3-phosphate ABC transporter ATP-binding protein UgpC → MANLVLKDLNKVFDNSFAAVKDFNLEIKDKEFIILVGPSGCGKSTSLRMIAGLEEATSGEIYIDNKLVNNIEPKDRDIAMVFQNYALYPHMNVYDNISFGLKQRKVPKEIIEEKVCEVAKILEIEELLKRKPKQLSGGQRQRIALGRAIVRDPKVFLMDEPLSNLDAKLRVQMRAEISKLHNRLQTTFIYVTHDQTEAMTMGDRIVIMNEGVIQQVASPREIYNQPQNMFVAGFIGSPQINFIKGVVVKEGDEIAIEFAGGRFSVDERSHSFLKNYPKNKEIVCGVRPEHIEVCENREESYLSAEVDVVEQMGSENYIYLKADGFNLIVRTDPDVMVQTLDRIYLSFNLAKIHYFDGETKERITEETNYPR, encoded by the coding sequence ATGGCGAATTTAGTTCTTAAGGATTTGAATAAGGTCTTCGATAATAGCTTTGCTGCAGTGAAGGATTTCAATTTGGAAATCAAGGACAAGGAATTCATTATTCTAGTTGGTCCTTCTGGTTGTGGTAAATCCACCTCGCTAAGAATGATAGCTGGGCTTGAGGAGGCAACCTCAGGAGAAATATACATCGATAATAAGTTGGTAAATAATATTGAACCGAAAGATAGAGATATCGCTATGGTTTTTCAAAATTATGCCCTTTACCCCCATATGAATGTATATGACAATATTTCTTTTGGTCTGAAACAAAGGAAGGTGCCGAAAGAAATAATTGAAGAAAAGGTATGTGAAGTAGCAAAAATACTTGAAATTGAAGAATTATTGAAAAGAAAACCCAAGCAGCTTTCTGGTGGTCAAAGACAGCGAATTGCTTTAGGTAGGGCAATCGTTCGAGATCCTAAAGTATTCCTAATGGATGAACCATTGTCTAATCTGGATGCGAAATTAAGAGTACAGATGAGAGCAGAAATAAGCAAACTGCATAATAGGTTGCAAACTACATTTATTTACGTAACGCATGACCAAACAGAAGCGATGACCATGGGTGATCGAATTGTAATCATGAATGAAGGTGTCATTCAGCAGGTAGCCTCCCCACGGGAAATATATAATCAACCCCAAAACATGTTTGTTGCAGGATTTATTGGTTCTCCTCAGATTAATTTTATTAAAGGCGTGGTAGTCAAAGAGGGGGATGAAATCGCAATTGAATTCGCTGGTGGAAGGTTTAGCGTAGATGAGCGCAGTCATAGTTTTTTGAAGAATTATCCAAAAAACAAGGAAATCGTATGTGGCGTGCGTCCTGAACATATTGAAGTTTGTGAAAACAGGGAAGAAAGTTACCTGAGTGCTGAAGTAGATGTCGTGGAACAAATGGGTTCGGAGAATTATATTTACTTAAAAGCGGATGGGTTTAACTTAATTGTAAGAACAGACCCGGATGTCATGGTACAGACTCTTGATAGGATCTATCTTTCTTTTAACCTTGCTAAAATCCATTATTTTGACGGTGAGACAAAAGAAAGAATAACCGAAGAAACCAACTATCCTAGATAA
- a CDS encoding CoA activase: MKYIGIDIGSTASKVIVRGEREEHFTIPTGWNSKETSKAIRERLETMDIHVHSADVVTIATGYGRISVEYADKVVTEITCHGKGGFQLVSEDCTIIDVGGQDTKVINVENGMVTDFLMNDKCSAGTGKFIEIMANRLNVAIDELFDLAKQGEIIPISSLCTVFAESEIINYMGEGRKKEDIAAGVVDSVASKVLGLCQRLGLLERIIITGGLSHNEYFAEVLSKKLNHTVEPQKMGRYAGALGASLLAEKLKR, translated from the coding sequence ATGAAATATATAGGTATTGATATCGGTTCAACAGCGTCAAAAGTTATTGTGCGAGGAGAAAGAGAAGAACACTTCACTATTCCGACTGGTTGGAATAGCAAGGAGACTTCGAAAGCCATCCGGGAGCGTTTGGAGACGATGGATATTCATGTTCATTCTGCAGATGTTGTAACCATAGCCACTGGCTATGGCCGTATTTCGGTTGAATATGCGGACAAGGTCGTAACGGAAATCACCTGCCACGGTAAGGGTGGATTTCAGCTGGTATCGGAAGATTGCACAATCATTGATGTGGGAGGACAAGATACTAAAGTCATCAATGTTGAAAATGGCATGGTAACAGATTTTTTAATGAACGATAAATGCTCTGCCGGTACAGGAAAATTTATTGAAATAATGGCGAATCGGCTGAATGTTGCCATTGATGAGCTTTTTGATTTAGCAAAGCAGGGAGAGATTATCCCCATTAGTTCCTTGTGTACTGTTTTTGCGGAATCAGAAATCATTAATTATATGGGAGAGGGAAGAAAAAAAGAAGATATTGCAGCAGGTGTAGTGGACTCTGTAGCTTCTAAGGTGCTGGGTCTTTGCCAACGCTTGGGCTTGCTTGAACGCATTATTATTACTGGCGGTTTAAGCCACAATGAGTATTTTGCGGAGGTACTATCTAAAAAGCTTAATCATACGGTGGAGCCCCAAAAAATGGGCAGATATGCAGGTGCCTTAGGAGCTTCCCTTCTGGCTGAAAAATTGAAAAGGTAA
- a CDS encoding HAMP domain-containing protein produces the protein MNSIRKKLFIYIGSLAITLVGLTILANSLLLEPFYVFNQKKWLIEVYDTIDQINNDEYEDHSLDFLLIQNDQRVDIIIRDADNNLIYGASANAPNHIGNTPTPRLPALEHRIGSYSLPTSYDVYLEEPIDENTTFLGFNDTTINVKHLALVGSLENGYLVELKIPLSIIDTNINLYNKFALIIGSIIFVVAMLIAYLISNNFTKPIIQMNNTTKKLRNLDFNSKCNVKTKDEIGQLAQSINELSSELSYNIQNLNNKNKELKVEISEKNRLDERRKDLLNSVSHELKTPLALMQGYAEGLKLNVSKSKEQSDFYCDVIMDEANKMNQLVEKLLNINQVEFGDTRLYFSKFEINDFIESILKKYIKVFDENQIKWSIHKSDPVIVTADLIMLESVFTNYINNAINYVDDNKEITVNISATKTMAKIEVFNTSPPFDEHDLTNIWNSFYKVDKSRTREKGGHGLGLSIVKVMQEAHGNNYGVKNQDNGVCFWFDVKTV, from the coding sequence ATGAACTCCATAAGAAAAAAATTATTCATATACATCGGTTCACTGGCCATCACCTTAGTGGGGCTAACAATCCTAGCCAATTCATTACTTTTAGAGCCATTCTATGTTTTTAACCAAAAAAAATGGTTAATCGAGGTTTATGATACAATCGACCAGATTAATAATGACGAATATGAGGACCATTCACTCGATTTTTTGTTAATCCAAAATGATCAACGGGTGGACATCATAATAAGAGATGCGGACAACAATTTAATTTATGGAGCGAGTGCCAATGCACCAAACCATATAGGAAACACGCCCACTCCCCGGTTGCCGGCTTTGGAACATCGTATCGGTAGCTATTCGCTACCTACTTCCTATGATGTATATTTGGAAGAACCCATCGATGAAAACACCACTTTTTTGGGGTTTAACGATACCACAATCAATGTTAAGCATCTGGCCTTAGTTGGCTCTTTGGAAAACGGGTATCTTGTTGAATTAAAGATTCCACTATCCATAATTGACACAAACATCAATCTTTACAACAAGTTTGCCCTCATAATTGGTAGCATAATCTTTGTTGTAGCCATGCTCATCGCTTATTTGATTTCCAATAACTTTACAAAGCCAATTATTCAAATGAATAATACAACCAAGAAATTGAGAAATTTGGATTTCAACAGCAAATGCAACGTTAAGACAAAAGATGAAATTGGACAATTAGCACAAAGCATCAACGAGCTATCCTCAGAGCTATCCTATAACATACAAAATTTAAATAATAAAAACAAAGAACTAAAAGTAGAAATAAGCGAAAAGAACCGGTTGGATGAGCGGCGTAAGGATTTACTAAATAGTGTGTCGCATGAATTAAAAACACCTCTAGCTCTCATGCAGGGATATGCAGAAGGATTAAAATTAAATGTATCGAAAAGCAAGGAGCAGTCCGATTTCTATTGCGATGTAATTATGGATGAAGCAAACAAGATGAACCAATTGGTTGAAAAACTGCTAAACATTAATCAAGTAGAATTCGGGGATACAAGATTGTATTTTTCGAAATTTGAAATCAACGATTTCATCGAAAGCATCTTGAAAAAATACATCAAGGTATTTGATGAAAACCAAATCAAATGGAGCATTCATAAATCTGATCCCGTAATCGTAACCGCCGATTTAATTATGTTGGAAAGTGTTTTTACCAATTATATTAACAATGCCATCAACTACGTAGATGACAATAAGGAAATCACAGTAAACATCAGCGCCACTAAAACAATGGCCAAGATTGAGGTATTCAACACTTCACCACCATTTGATGAGCATGACCTTACAAATATCTGGAACAGTTTTTACAAGGTAGATAAATCACGAACCCGCGAAAAGGGTGGTCATGGTTTGGGCTTATCCATCGTTAAGGTAATGCAGGAAGCGCATGGTAATAATTATGGCGTGAAAAACCAGGACAATGGCGTTTGCTTCTGGTTTGATGTAAAGACCGTATAA
- a CDS encoding response regulator transcription factor has product MKYKILVADDEKRMRILISDFLVDAGYEIIEACDGAEAIEIFMENKDISLVILDVMMPYYNGWEICEEIRRSSKIPIIMLTAKAAEKDELQGFNKGADEYIKKPFSPSVLVARVNALLVRTYNKTSVIEKGTLSIDLDKHSVKNEDVQIELSLTEYKLLVYLLENENVVVGRDTLLNNVWGYDYEGTDRTVDTHINRLRDKLNQDVSYIKTVRGYGYKFEVPK; this is encoded by the coding sequence ATGAAATATAAAATATTAGTCGCAGACGATGAAAAGCGAATGCGTATTTTGATATCTGACTTTTTGGTAGATGCGGGATACGAGATTATTGAGGCATGTGATGGTGCTGAAGCCATCGAAATTTTTATGGAAAACAAAGACATAAGCCTGGTGATCCTAGATGTAATGATGCCATATTATAATGGGTGGGAAATTTGTGAAGAAATTCGGCGTAGTAGCAAGATTCCAATCATCATGCTTACGGCCAAAGCGGCCGAAAAAGATGAATTACAAGGATTTAATAAGGGGGCCGATGAATACATCAAAAAACCATTCAGTCCATCCGTACTAGTCGCGAGAGTCAATGCCCTACTAGTTCGCACCTATAACAAGACTTCCGTAATAGAAAAAGGCACGCTAAGCATAGATTTAGATAAACACTCAGTCAAAAATGAAGATGTGCAAATTGAACTAAGTCTTACCGAATATAAGTTACTAGTCTATTTGTTAGAAAATGAAAATGTTGTTGTAGGTAGAGATACCCTATTAAACAATGTCTGGGGATACGACTATGAAGGTACTGACCGGACAGTTGATACCCATATCAATAGGCTTAGAGATAAATTGAATCAAGACGTTTCCTACATTAAGACGGTCCGAGGGTATGGTTATAAATTTGAGGTGCCAAAATGA
- a CDS encoding twin-arginine translocase TatA/TatE family subunit, which translates to MGSTELIVILAMGILIFGASAIPKLARSFGEAKKEIDKALNDAETVCSSKNQDII; encoded by the coding sequence ATGGGTTCTACAGAATTAATCGTAATTTTGGCAATGGGGATACTGATATTTGGAGCATCAGCAATCCCGAAACTAGCAAGGTCATTCGGTGAAGCAAAAAAGGAAATTGACAAAGCTTTAAATGATGCAGAAACAGTATGCTCTAGTAAGAATCAAGACATCATATGA